Proteins found in one Paenibacillus borealis genomic segment:
- a CDS encoding ferredoxin, with protein MAKYTWVEKDTCIACGACGATAPDIFDYDDEGLAEVIYDNDGNHGNVVIPDDLFDDLQDSADGCPTDSIKIADAPFNKEG; from the coding sequence ATGGCTAAGTACACTTGGGTCGAAAAAGATACATGCATCGCTTGTGGTGCTTGTGGCGCGACGGCCCCTGATATTTTTGATTACGATGATGAAGGTTTGGCAGAAGTGATCTACGATAACGACGGCAACCACGGTAATGTCGTGATTCCGGACGACTTGTTCGATGACCTGCAGGATTCCGCTGACGGATGTCCAACAGACTCCATTAAGATTGCGGATGCACCTTTCAACAAAGAAGGCTAA